A stretch of the Aggregatibacter sp. HMT-949 genome encodes the following:
- the yedE gene encoding selenium metabolism membrane protein YedE/FdhT produces the protein MKEILQQFKQNYLIKYWNPVVAVIAAGVISAYYFGVTGTYWAVTGEFTRWGGHALQALGVDVSDWSYYKIIGMQGTIFTRIDGVMILGMFAGCISAALWANNVKWRNQPHKRRIAQALIGGALAGFGARLAMGCNLASLFTGIPQFSVHAWFFTIATAIGSYVGVKFTLLPMFRVKLELKKGAAKLQESDPKKAQRRFWFGIAVFFIYLIASLYVMTQSVKLGFAMLCGLAFGLLIERAQICFTSAFRDLWVTGRAYMAKAIIFGIIVGTIGVFSYIQLGVSPKIMWAGPNAIIGGLLFGFGIVLAGGCETGWMYRSMEGQVHFMWVGVGNVVGSTYLAYAWDDLAPLLALDYEKLNLLKEFGPVGGLLVNYGLLILCLVAVIWWEKRFLTKAKLASAQTPMNGCGA, from the coding sequence ATGAAAGAGATTTTGCAACAATTCAAACAAAATTATCTGATTAAATATTGGAACCCTGTCGTAGCAGTAATCGCAGCGGGGGTAATTTCCGCCTATTATTTCGGCGTAACCGGCACTTATTGGGCGGTAACGGGGGAATTTACCCGTTGGGGCGGACACGCCTTGCAAGCGCTTGGCGTGGATGTATCCGATTGGAGCTATTACAAAATAATCGGTATGCAAGGTACCATTTTCACCCGTATTGATGGCGTGATGATTCTTGGTATGTTCGCCGGCTGTATTTCCGCTGCATTGTGGGCAAACAACGTCAAATGGCGTAACCAGCCGCATAAACGCCGTATCGCTCAAGCCTTAATTGGCGGTGCTCTGGCCGGTTTCGGTGCACGCTTGGCAATGGGGTGTAACCTCGCCTCACTGTTTACCGGAATTCCGCAATTTTCCGTGCATGCCTGGTTTTTTACCATCGCTACCGCAATTGGTTCTTATGTAGGTGTGAAATTTACGCTTCTTCCTATGTTCCGCGTAAAACTGGAACTAAAAAAAGGGGCAGCGAAATTACAGGAAAGCGACCCGAAAAAAGCCCAACGCCGTTTTTGGTTTGGCATAGCGGTGTTTTTCATCTATCTCATCGCGTCCCTTTATGTGATGACCCAATCCGTCAAACTCGGCTTTGCCATGCTGTGTGGTTTAGCTTTCGGCTTGCTAATCGAACGGGCACAAATCTGCTTCACTTCAGCCTTCCGTGATCTTTGGGTAACCGGCCGCGCTTATATGGCGAAAGCAATTATTTTCGGCATTATCGTGGGCACCATCGGCGTATTTAGTTACATTCAACTCGGCGTATCACCGAAAATCATGTGGGCAGGTCCAAATGCCATTATCGGCGGCTTATTGTTCGGCTTCGGTATCGTGCTGGCGGGGGGCTGCGAAACCGGCTGGATGTATCGTTCAATGGAAGGTCAAGTACATTTCATGTGGGTCGGCGTAGGCAATGTGGTTGGTTCCACTTATTTGGCATACGCTTGGGATGATTTGGCACCGTTACTGGCGCTTGATTACGAAAAGCTCAACTTACTGAAAGAATTCGGCCCGGTCGGCGGGTTATTGGTGAACTACGGTTTATTAATTCTCTGCTTAGTCGCCGTGATTTGGTGGGAAAAACGCTTCCTTACTAAAGCAAAACTCGCGAGCGCTCAAACGCCAATGAATGGCTGCGGCGCGTAA
- the yedF gene encoding sulfurtransferase-like selenium metabolism protein YedF, producing the protein MAFTVVQKLDKDPQDITPDYTLDTLGEPCPYPAIVMLETMPQLQKGEILELLSDCAQSINNIPVDTKNHGYTLLSVEQDGTKLRYLIQR; encoded by the coding sequence ATGGCATTTACCGTTGTACAAAAATTAGATAAAGATCCGCAAGACATTACCCCGGATTATACCTTAGACACACTAGGTGAACCTTGCCCGTACCCGGCAATCGTCATGCTAGAGACGATGCCACAGCTACAAAAAGGCGAAATTCTGGAACTGTTAAGCGACTGCGCACAATCCATCAACAATATCCCAGTGGACACTAAAAACCACGGCTACACCTTATTGAGTGTGGAACAAGACGGCACCAAGTTGCGTTATTTAATTCAACGTTAA
- a CDS encoding phosphatase PAP2 family protein has protein sequence MFKRLSLYMLLLCLVPFFVWGFSYRWHGNGQLNEADYWLYLLTETGSAPYALITCALFALIFRFLFRSRKQWLFAVSVMALSVAATQALKTGLKAVFQEPRPFVTYLAEQNNSSTESFYQNDRAQRALIAKDFYSQTDTPAWLIHHYENETGYSFPSGHTLFAATWLMLAVGFTQLTGNRSRAAKLLIGAILAWSLLMLISRLRLGMHYPIDLLVAIITAWLVNVIIFGFLLKKRSLS, from the coding sequence ATGTTTAAAAGGCTGTCATTATATATGTTATTACTTTGTCTTGTACCGTTTTTTGTTTGGGGATTTTCCTATCGGTGGCATGGCAACGGCCAATTAAATGAAGCCGATTATTGGTTGTATTTGCTCACCGAAACAGGCAGTGCGCCTTATGCGCTTATTACTTGTGCGTTGTTTGCGCTTATTTTTCGCTTCTTATTTCGTAGCCGTAAACAATGGCTTTTCGCCGTATCAGTGATGGCGCTTTCGGTGGCGGCCACACAAGCCTTGAAAACCGGCTTGAAAGCGGTGTTTCAAGAACCGCGTCCGTTTGTTACGTATTTGGCAGAGCAAAACAATAGCAGCACAGAAAGTTTTTATCAAAATGATCGCGCTCAACGGGCATTAATTGCTAAAGACTTTTATTCCCAAACGGATACGCCCGCTTGGTTAATTCATCATTATGAAAACGAAACCGGCTATTCGTTTCCGTCCGGTCATACTCTTTTTGCGGCAACCTGGTTAATGTTGGCAGTTGGTTTTACTCAATTGACGGGTAATCGTAGCAGAGCGGCGAAATTGTTGATCGGTGCGATATTGGCGTGGAGTTTATTGATGCTAATCAGTCGCCTACGCCTCGGTATGCATTATCCGATCGATTTATTGGTGGCGATAATTACGGCTTGGTTAGTGAATGTAATTATTTTCGGCTTTTTACTGAAAAAACGATCTTTGTCATAA
- the nagK gene encoding N-acetylglucosamine kinase — protein MYYGLDIGGTKIELAAFNEKLEKLYSERVATPKTDYDEWLDTIVELVKRADARFGERGSVGMGVPGFVNQQTGLAEITNIRVADNKPILRDLSERLGCEVRAENDANCFALSEAWDEENQQYPSVLGLILGTGFGGGFVINGKVHSGQVGMAGELGHLQLNYHALKLLGWDKAPIYPCGCGNTACLDTYLSGRGFEMLYRDLKGEALSAREIIDAFYRGKESALDFVTLFVELAAISIGNIITAFDPHMIVLGGGLSNFDYLYEALPKALPPHLMRTARVPPIKKAKHGDSGGVRGAAALFLGK, from the coding sequence ATGTACTACGGTCTAGACATCGGCGGCACTAAAATTGAACTCGCCGCGTTCAACGAAAAATTAGAAAAATTATATTCCGAACGCGTGGCGACACCGAAAACGGATTACGATGAATGGCTTGATACTATTGTGGAGCTGGTTAAGCGCGCCGATGCACGTTTCGGTGAACGCGGCAGCGTGGGGATGGGCGTACCGGGTTTTGTTAATCAGCAGACCGGTTTGGCGGAAATCACGAATATTCGCGTGGCCGATAATAAACCGATTTTACGTGATCTGTCCGAACGCTTGGGGTGCGAAGTACGAGCGGAAAATGACGCGAACTGTTTCGCCTTGTCTGAAGCGTGGGACGAGGAAAATCAACAGTACCCGAGCGTGCTCGGTTTAATTCTCGGTACAGGCTTCGGTGGCGGTTTCGTGATTAACGGCAAAGTGCATTCCGGTCAAGTGGGCATGGCAGGCGAATTGGGACATTTGCAGCTCAATTATCACGCATTGAAATTACTCGGCTGGGATAAGGCGCCGATTTATCCGTGCGGTTGCGGCAACACGGCTTGTTTGGATACTTATCTTTCCGGTCGCGGCTTTGAAATGCTGTATCGCGATTTAAAAGGCGAGGCGCTTTCAGCTCGCGAAATTATTGATGCGTTCTATCGCGGCAAAGAAAGTGCGTTGGATTTTGTGACACTTTTTGTGGAACTTGCGGCCATTTCAATCGGCAATATCATCACCGCATTTGACCCGCATATGATTGTGCTCGGCGGCGGTTTATCGAATTTCGATTATCTTTACGAAGCCTTACCGAAAGCGCTTCCGCCGCATTTAATGCGTACTGCCAGAGTGCCGCCGATAAAAAAAGCCAAACACGGCGATTCCGGTGGCGTACGCGGTGCAGCGGCGCTATTCTTAGGCAAATGA
- the rsuA gene encoding 16S rRNA pseudouridine(516) synthase RsuA codes for MRLDKFIAENTGLTRSQATKAIRQGIVKINGEIEKSGARQVSSKDQIYFEEELLGWLDEGLYFMLNKPQGYVCSNDDGDYPNIYQFFDYPLTGKLHSAGRLDVDTTGLVLLTDDGQWSHRITSPKHHCEKTYLVTLADPVETHYAQACTEGILLRGEKTPTKPAKLEILDDYNVNLTLSEGRYHQVKRMFAALGNKVIGLHRWKIGDVVLDESLQEGEFRPLTPEEIENLVK; via the coding sequence ATGCGACTAGACAAATTTATCGCCGAAAACACCGGCCTAACCCGTTCCCAAGCCACTAAAGCCATTCGCCAAGGCATAGTCAAAATTAACGGAGAAATTGAAAAAAGCGGTGCGCGCCAAGTTTCATCGAAAGACCAAATTTATTTTGAAGAGGAATTACTCGGCTGGCTTGACGAAGGACTATATTTTATGCTGAATAAACCACAAGGCTACGTATGTTCCAACGATGACGGCGACTACCCGAATATTTATCAATTTTTCGACTATCCGCTCACCGGCAAATTACACAGCGCGGGGCGCTTGGATGTCGATACCACCGGACTCGTGCTATTAACCGATGACGGGCAGTGGTCGCACCGCATCACCTCGCCGAAACATCATTGCGAAAAAACCTATCTCGTCACACTCGCCGATCCCGTGGAAACGCATTATGCGCAAGCTTGCACCGAAGGCATTTTATTGCGCGGCGAAAAAACGCCAACCAAACCGGCGAAACTCGAAATTCTTGATGATTACAACGTTAATCTCACCCTTTCCGAAGGGCGTTATCACCAAGTAAAACGCATGTTTGCCGCACTCGGTAATAAAGTCATCGGTCTTCATCGTTGGAAAATCGGCGACGTAGTATTAGACGAATCCTTGCAAGAAGGCGAATTTCGTCCGTTAACGCCCGAAGAAATTGAAAATTTGGTGAAATAA
- a CDS encoding Nif3-like dinuclear metal center hexameric protein: MNNLELEHILKCKLNSNGINDYAPNGLQVEGKAEIQKIVTGVTASQALIDYAAAQGADAVLVHHGYFWKNENPCIRGMKGKRIKTLLLNDINLYAYHLPLDVHPELGNNAQLAALLGIENLQPLESGAVSIPVWGELREPLSGVAFEHRIERALNRKPLACLNGPQLIRKIGLCSGGGQGYIDLAAAQGCDAFITGEVSEQTVHSAREQNIHFFAAGHHATERYGIQALGEWLAKEYGLVVEFKDIDNPA, from the coding sequence ATGAACAATCTCGAACTCGAACATATTCTCAAGTGCAAACTCAATTCTAACGGCATTAACGATTACGCACCAAACGGCTTGCAAGTAGAAGGCAAAGCAGAGATTCAAAAAATCGTTACCGGCGTAACGGCAAGCCAAGCGCTGATTGATTACGCCGCGGCACAAGGTGCCGATGCGGTGCTGGTACACCACGGCTATTTTTGGAAAAACGAAAATCCGTGCATTCGCGGTATGAAGGGAAAGCGGATTAAAACCTTACTGCTAAACGATATTAATTTATACGCTTATCATTTGCCGTTAGACGTGCATCCCGAACTGGGCAATAACGCGCAACTTGCTGCATTGCTCGGCATTGAAAATCTCCAACCGCTCGAAAGCGGCGCGGTGAGTATTCCCGTTTGGGGCGAACTGCGCGAACCGTTAAGCGGAGTTGCGTTTGAGCACCGTATTGAACGCGCATTAAATCGCAAACCGCTGGCTTGTCTTAACGGGCCGCAATTAATCCGCAAAATCGGCCTTTGCAGCGGGGGCGGTCAAGGCTATATCGATCTGGCTGCAGCACAAGGTTGTGACGCATTTATTACCGGCGAAGTATCGGAACAAACAGTTCATTCCGCACGCGAGCAAAACATTCATTTCTTCGCCGCCGGCCACCACGCCACCGAACGTTACGGCATTCAAGCCTTGGGCGAATGGCTAGCCAAAGAATACGGTTTGGTGGTGGAATTTAAGGATATTGATAATCCGGCCTAA
- the hypA gene encoding hydrogenase maturation nickel metallochaperone HypA, producing MHELSLCQNILEIVEQQCKTHHIKKVTELWLEIGALSCVEPDALKFCFDISCQGTPAEGCTLHLIEIPALAWCWQCEKQVEIQAHHDICPQCGSPHLQRQNGTELRIKEMAFE from the coding sequence ATGCACGAACTTTCCCTTTGCCAAAATATATTGGAAATCGTAGAACAGCAATGTAAAACCCATCATATAAAAAAAGTCACCGAACTTTGGTTGGAAATTGGTGCACTTTCGTGCGTGGAACCGGATGCATTGAAATTTTGCTTCGACATTAGCTGCCAAGGCACACCGGCCGAAGGTTGCACGCTTCACCTTATCGAAATTCCTGCCCTCGCTTGGTGCTGGCAATGCGAAAAACAAGTAGAAATTCAAGCGCACCACGACATCTGCCCTCAATGCGGTAGTCCTCATTTACAGCGACAAAACGGTACTGAATTGAGAATAAAAGAAATGGCATTCGAATAA
- a CDS encoding extracellular solute-binding protein, whose translation MKKFAGLLTAGLIAATLTACNDKENKSERTNAPAAANDTVYLYTWTEYVPDGLLDEFTKETGIKVIVSSLESNETMYAKIKTQGAAGGYDVIAPSNYFVSKMAREGMLKELDHSKLPVIKELDPDWLDKPYDKGNKYSLPQLLGAPGIAFNTNSYKGADFTSWGDLWKPEFANKVQLLDDAREVFNIALLKIGQDPNTQDPAIIKQAYEELLKLRPNVLSFNSDNPANAFISGEVEVGQLWNGSVRIAKKEKAPLDMVFPKEGPVLWVDTLAIPVTSKNPDGAHKLINYMLGAKAAEKLTLAIGYPTANLEAKKVLPKEITEDPAIYPTAEVLKNSHWQDDVGDAIQYYEQYYQELKAAK comes from the coding sequence ATGAAAAAATTTGCAGGTCTGCTTACTGCCGGTTTAATTGCCGCAACATTAACCGCTTGTAACGACAAAGAGAACAAGTCTGAAAGGACTAACGCACCGGCGGCTGCTAATGATACTGTATATTTATATACTTGGACCGAGTACGTTCCGGACGGTTTATTAGACGAATTCACTAAGGAAACCGGCATCAAAGTAATCGTTTCCAGCCTTGAGTCCAATGAAACCATGTATGCAAAAATCAAAACCCAAGGCGCCGCCGGCGGTTATGACGTCATTGCCCCTTCTAACTACTTCGTTTCCAAAATGGCGCGCGAAGGCATGTTAAAAGAACTGGATCACAGCAAATTACCTGTTATTAAAGAATTAGACCCTGATTGGCTCGACAAACCTTACGACAAAGGCAACAAATATTCCCTTCCGCAATTATTAGGCGCGCCGGGCATTGCCTTTAACACCAATAGCTACAAAGGCGCCGATTTCACCTCTTGGGGCGATTTATGGAAACCGGAATTTGCCAATAAAGTACAATTATTAGACGACGCGCGCGAAGTATTCAACATTGCTTTATTGAAAATCGGTCAAGATCCGAATACACAAGATCCGGCAATTATCAAACAGGCTTACGAAGAATTATTGAAATTGCGTCCGAACGTGCTTTCTTTCAATTCCGACAACCCGGCAAACGCCTTCATTTCAGGTGAAGTGGAAGTAGGTCAATTGTGGAACGGTTCCGTGCGTATTGCGAAAAAAGAGAAAGCTCCGTTAGATATGGTGTTCCCGAAAGAAGGCCCGGTACTTTGGGTGGATACCTTAGCCATTCCGGTAACCTCTAAAAACCCGGACGGCGCGCACAAACTGATTAACTATATGTTAGGTGCGAAAGCGGCCGAAAAATTAACCCTTGCCATCGGTTATCCAACCGCCAACCTGGAAGCGAAAAAAGTATTGCCGAAAGAAATCACCGAAGATCCGGCAATTTACCCTACCGCTGAAGTGTTAAAAAACAGCCATTGGCAAGATGATGTGGGCGATGCCATTCAATATTACGAACAATATTATCAAGAACTGAAAGCGGCGAAATAA
- the ribA gene encoding GTP cyclohydrolase II: MAKIRRVAQANLPTEYGIFKLVGFELPDSKKEHVALVMGDISNEEEPVLARIHSECLTGDALHSLKCDCGFQLATALRQIQEEGRGVLIYHREEGRGIGLINKIRAYALQDQGMDTIEANLALGFKADERNFAVCADMFELLGVKKVRLMTNNPQKVDTMKQAGINVVERVPLNVGENRYNTKYLDTKAKKMGHYIVHNKQEYLMECPHCQEEVMNQK; the protein is encoded by the coding sequence ATGGCAAAAATTCGACGGGTCGCGCAAGCCAACCTGCCCACTGAATACGGCATTTTTAAACTAGTGGGCTTTGAATTGCCGGATAGTAAAAAAGAACACGTCGCGTTGGTAATGGGCGATATTTCGAACGAAGAAGAACCGGTTTTAGCTCGTATCCACTCCGAATGCTTAACCGGCGACGCGTTACACAGCTTAAAGTGCGACTGCGGTTTTCAACTTGCCACGGCGCTACGCCAAATTCAAGAAGAAGGACGCGGCGTGTTGATTTATCACCGGGAAGAAGGTCGCGGCATCGGCTTGATTAATAAAATTCGTGCCTATGCTTTGCAAGATCAAGGTATGGATACCATCGAGGCCAACCTCGCCCTTGGATTTAAAGCGGACGAACGGAATTTTGCGGTGTGCGCCGATATGTTCGAATTGCTCGGTGTGAAAAAAGTGCGTCTAATGACAAATAATCCGCAAAAAGTGGACACCATGAAACAAGCCGGTATCAATGTGGTGGAGCGCGTCCCGCTCAATGTGGGCGAAAATCGCTACAACACCAAATACCTCGACACCAAAGCAAAAAAAATGGGACATTACATCGTACATAACAAGCAAGAGTACTTAATGGAATGCCCACACTGTCAAGAAGAAGTGATGAATCAGAAATAA
- the potC gene encoding spermidine/putrescine ABC transporter permease PotC — protein sequence MSRLLRNIFMFVVYAYLYIPIIILVTNSFNEDRYGLSWKGFSWNWYERLFNNDTLIQAAIHSVTIAFFAATLATIVGGLTAIALYRYRFRGKQAVSGMLFIVMMSPDIVMAVSLLALFMVVGISLGFWSLLLAHVTFCLPYVTVTIFSRLNGFDARMLEAAKDLGASEITILRKIILPLALPAVVSGWLLSFTISLDDVVVSSFVSGVSYEILPLRIFSLVKTGVTPEVNALATIMIVLSLLLVVASQFIGKKHKDI from the coding sequence ATGAGCCGTTTACTACGCAATATCTTTATGTTTGTGGTATACGCTTATTTGTATATCCCGATTATTATTTTAGTGACGAATTCTTTCAATGAAGACCGCTACGGTTTAAGTTGGAAAGGTTTCAGTTGGAACTGGTACGAGCGTTTATTTAATAACGACACCCTAATCCAAGCAGCGATTCACTCTGTCACCATCGCCTTCTTTGCGGCAACTTTAGCGACTATTGTCGGCGGTTTAACCGCAATTGCTTTATATCGCTATCGCTTCCGCGGTAAACAGGCGGTGAGCGGCATGTTGTTTATCGTGATGATGTCGCCGGATATCGTTATGGCGGTATCCTTACTCGCGTTGTTTATGGTTGTGGGGATTTCTTTAGGTTTCTGGTCCTTATTGTTGGCACACGTGACCTTCTGTTTGCCTTATGTAACGGTAACTATTTTCTCCCGCTTAAATGGCTTTGATGCCAGAATGTTGGAAGCGGCGAAAGATTTGGGAGCAAGCGAAATCACCATTTTACGCAAAATTATCCTACCGCTTGCCTTGCCGGCGGTGGTTTCCGGCTGGTTGTTAAGTTTCACCATTTCGTTGGACGACGTTGTAGTATCCTCTTTCGTCAGCGGTGTCAGCTATGAAATTCTGCCGTTGCGCATTTTCTCCTTGGTAAAAACCGGGGTCACGCCGGAGGTGAACGCCCTTGCCACCATCATGATTGTGCTGTCATTATTACTCGTTGTTGCAAGCCAATTTATCGGTAAGAAACACAAAGACATCTAG
- the purF gene encoding amidophosphoribosyltransferase, with the protein MCGIVGIIGQNPVNESIYAALTLLQHRGQDAAGIVTVDDENRFRLRKANGLVSDIFRQEHMLRLQGNAGMGHVRYPTAGSSSVSEAQPFYVNSPYGVTLVHNGNLTNSAELKEKVFKSARRHVNTNSDSELLLNILANHLDNIPQDHLDPQDIFYAVSKTHKDVRGAYACLAMIIGHGMVAFRDPFGIRPLVLGKREENGQTEYMFASESVALDVAGFDFVRDVAPGEAVYVTFDGKLYAQQCAVNAVLNPCIFEYVYFARPDSIMDGVSVYAARVHMGEKLGQKIAREWQNELENIDVVIPVPETSTDIALQIANVLNKPYRQGFVKNRYVGRTFIMPGQAQRISSVRRKLNTIKAEFKDKNVLLVDDSIVRGTTSEQIVEMARAAGAKKIYFASAAPEIRYPNVYGIDMPSKDELIAYGRDVDEIAKLIGVDKLVFQDLSALTESVQQENPAIQGFDCSVFTGEYVTGDITPEYLDNIALQRNDGAKKMREKDATNLEIHNER; encoded by the coding sequence ATGTGTGGTATTGTCGGGATCATCGGTCAAAATCCGGTTAATGAATCTATTTATGCAGCGTTAACGTTGTTGCAACATCGCGGACAAGATGCCGCCGGTATCGTCACGGTGGACGACGAGAATCGCTTCCGTTTGCGCAAAGCCAATGGCTTGGTCAGCGACATTTTCAGACAAGAACATATGTTACGCTTACAAGGCAATGCCGGCATGGGACACGTACGTTATCCGACGGCGGGCAGTTCCAGCGTCTCGGAGGCACAACCGTTTTATGTCAATTCGCCTTACGGCGTGACGTTGGTGCATAACGGCAATCTCACCAATTCCGCCGAACTCAAAGAAAAAGTGTTTAAAAGCGCACGTCGTCATGTCAACACCAATTCCGATTCTGAGCTGTTGCTTAATATTCTCGCCAATCACCTCGACAACATTCCGCAAGATCATCTTGATCCGCAAGATATTTTCTACGCAGTGAGCAAAACCCACAAAGATGTGCGCGGCGCCTATGCGTGCTTGGCGATGATTATCGGTCACGGCATGGTGGCGTTTCGCGATCCCTTTGGTATTCGACCGCTGGTTTTGGGTAAACGCGAAGAAAACGGTCAAACCGAATATATGTTCGCGTCGGAAAGCGTGGCGTTAGATGTTGCCGGTTTTGATTTCGTGCGCGATGTGGCGCCGGGCGAAGCGGTTTACGTGACTTTCGATGGCAAGCTGTACGCACAACAATGCGCCGTCAATGCGGTGCTAAATCCGTGCATCTTTGAATATGTCTATTTTGCCCGGCCGGATTCTATTATGGACGGTGTATCCGTGTACGCCGCACGCGTTCATATGGGGGAAAAACTCGGCCAAAAAATCGCGCGTGAATGGCAAAATGAACTGGAAAATATCGATGTGGTGATTCCCGTACCGGAAACGTCCACCGACATTGCGTTACAAATCGCCAACGTTTTAAACAAGCCGTATCGCCAAGGTTTTGTAAAAAACCGTTACGTAGGACGCACCTTTATTATGCCGGGTCAGGCGCAACGTATCAGTTCCGTGCGCCGGAAACTCAATACCATCAAAGCGGAATTTAAAGATAAAAATGTGTTGTTGGTGGATGATTCCATTGTGCGTGGCACCACTTCCGAGCAAATTGTGGAAATGGCGCGCGCAGCCGGCGCGAAGAAAATTTATTTTGCCTCCGCCGCACCGGAAATTCGTTATCCGAACGTGTACGGCATTGATATGCCGAGCAAAGACGAATTGATCGCTTATGGCCGCGATGTCGATGAAATTGCGAAATTGATCGGTGTGGATAAATTGGTGTTCCAAGATTTAAGTGCGCTCACCGAATCTGTGCAACAAGAAAATCCGGCAATTCAAGGCTTTGATTGTTCCGTCTTCACCGGTGAATATGTAACCGGCGATATCACGCCGGAATATCTCGACAATATCGCTTTGCAACGCAATGATGGCGCGAAGAAAATGCGTGAAAAAGACGCCACAAATTTAGAAATTCATAATGAAAGGTAA
- a CDS encoding Bcr/CflA family multidrug efflux MFS transporter yields MNKKIKPDFIFIATLGILSMLPPFGVDMYLPSFLAIAEDLNISPEQVQHTLTAFSYGMAFGQLFWGPFGDSFGRKPIILLGVIISAITALILTEINTIGNFTTLRFVQGFFGAAPVVLSGALLRDLFSKNELSKVMSTITLVFMIAPLIAPVIGGYIVKYAHWHAIFYVMSFMGVLSALLVFFIIPETHKKENRIPLRLNIIARNFMALWKQKEVLGYMFAASFGFGGLFAFLTAGSIVYIGIYGIAVDEFGYFFMLNIAIMTFASFLNGRFVLKFGAETMLRIGITIQFLAGMWLVLSALFNLGFWSIALGVAFFVGQNPLISSNAMASILEKFPNMAGTANSLVGSVRFAIGALMGTLVAMMKMDSAAPMLYTMGACVVISAFSYYFLACRNLTK; encoded by the coding sequence ATGAACAAAAAAATCAAACCTGATTTTATTTTTATTGCCACTCTCGGTATTTTATCCATGTTGCCACCCTTCGGCGTAGATATGTATCTGCCGTCATTTTTAGCTATCGCCGAAGATCTCAACATCAGTCCGGAACAGGTACAACATACGCTTACCGCATTTTCTTACGGCATGGCGTTCGGTCAATTATTCTGGGGACCGTTCGGCGATAGCTTCGGACGTAAACCGATTATTTTGCTCGGCGTTATTATCAGTGCAATTACCGCCTTAATCCTGACGGAAATCAATACTATCGGCAATTTCACCACCCTTCGCTTTGTACAAGGCTTTTTCGGTGCTGCGCCGGTCGTACTTTCCGGTGCGTTATTACGCGATTTATTTAGCAAAAACGAACTCTCTAAAGTCATGTCCACTATCACGCTGGTCTTTATGATAGCACCGCTCATCGCACCGGTAATCGGTGGGTACATCGTGAAATATGCCCACTGGCATGCAATTTTCTATGTCATGTCATTTATGGGCGTATTATCGGCGCTATTGGTCTTTTTCATCATTCCCGAAACCCATAAAAAAGAAAACCGCATTCCGCTACGCCTCAATATCATCGCACGGAACTTCATGGCTTTATGGAAACAAAAAGAAGTGCTGGGTTATATGTTCGCCGCCTCTTTCGGCTTTGGCGGATTGTTCGCCTTTTTGACGGCCGGCTCTATCGTATATATCGGTATTTACGGTATTGCGGTGGATGAATTCGGTTATTTCTTTATGCTCAATATCGCGATTATGACTTTCGCCTCCTTCCTAAACGGACGTTTTGTATTAAAATTTGGCGCAGAAACTATGCTACGTATCGGTATTACCATTCAATTTCTAGCCGGAATGTGGCTGGTTTTGAGCGCACTTTTTAATCTAGGCTTTTGGTCGATAGCGCTCGGTGTGGCATTTTTCGTTGGACAAAACCCGTTGATTTCTTCAAACGCCATGGCATCAATTTTAGAAAAATTTCCGAATATGGCGGGCACTGCAAATTCCCTGGTAGGTAGTGTACGTTTCGCTATCGGCGCATTAATGGGCACATTGGTCGCGATGATGAAAATGGACAGCGCCGCACCAATGCTTTACACCATGGGCGCTTGCGTAGTAATTTCCGCATTCTCCTATTATTTTTTGGCTTGTCGAAATTTAACCAAATAG